A region of Vitis riparia cultivar Riparia Gloire de Montpellier isolate 1030 chromosome 1, EGFV_Vit.rip_1.0, whole genome shotgun sequence DNA encodes the following proteins:
- the LOC117914716 gene encoding two-component response regulator ARR1-like — MEENRDPLARRVPSFAQGKRILLVDRDASSLTYISSVLESHSYKVTTIELESVAMSMFAENKDEFDAVMVDMNMKDMTSLEFVRRILLTKNYTPIILMSSMGNEAVVSQALIDGACHFLEKPIPNDQLLQIWQHVHRVKKLSEVEQDVGRGSSTGIGEGAAIKEKGEKGIAPTNDTSQEGTAYRTKRCTGIQIREEGNDCRPATGVELQGIDPKGKNKKVEGEVGLVGLEKRDFKLPIGLTMDGIDQLRMEANEKRGCSKRKRPSVDDGEKRKYQRNECSENSHSKGKSPSGEVGSERNLSGCTSEAKQSTCRTTDLTIKLTASIRELGEEWANPKAIQDTMNGPNLTQCQISSHLLVRFCQV, encoded by the exons ATGGAAGAGAACCGGGATCCACTAGCTCGGAGAGTCCCAAGCTTTGCGCAGGGGAAGCGGATTCTTCTGGTGGATCGTGATGCTTCATCACTGACGTACATCTCTTCTGTACTGGAGTCTCATTCATACAAGG TAACAACCATAGAACTAGAATCTGTTGCCATGTCCATGTTTGCGGAGAACAAGGATGAATTTGATgcggttatggttgacatgaatatgAAGGATATGACAAGCCTCGAATTTGTCAGACGAATACTTCTTACAAAGAATTACACGCCCATCATTT TGATGTCCTCCATGGGTAACGAGGCTGTTGTAAGTCAAGCCCTAATTGACGGGGCGTGTCACTTTCTTGAGAAACCAATTCCTAACGATCAACTGCTGCAAATATGGCAACATGTGCATCGGGTGAAGAAGCTCTCAGAAGTGGAACAAGATGTGGGTAGAGGATCCAGCACTGGGATAGGTGAGGGTGCTGCGATCAAAGAGAAGGGTGAGAAGGGTATTGCACCTACAAATGATACATCTCAAGAGGGTACTGCCTACAGGACTAAGAGATGTACAGGCATTCAGATCAGAGAGGAGGGCAATGACTGTAGACCTGCCACTGGAGTTGAGTTGCAGGGGATTGATCCAAAAGGGAAGAACAAGAAAGTAGAAGGGGAAGTTGGCCTGGTTGGTCTGGAGAAGCGCGATTTCAAACTACCTATAGGACTAACCATGGATGGCATCGATCAATTGAGGATGGAAGCTAATGAAAAACGAGGATGCAGCAAGCGAAAGAGACCCAGTGTTGATGatggagaaaaaagaaagtacCAGAGAAATGAATGCTCTGAAAACTCTCATTCCAAGGGTAAAAGCCCCAGTGGAGAGGTTGGGAGTGAACGCAACCTCAGTGGTTGCACTTCTGAGGCAAAACAATCTACATGTAGGACTACAGATCTTACAATAAAGTTAACAGCATCCATTCGTGAACTTGGGGAAGAAT GGGCTAATCCAAAAGCAATACAAGATACTATGAACGGGCCCAATCTGACCCAATGCCAGATTTCAAGCCATCTGCTGGTTCGCTTCTGTCAAGTTTAA
- the LOC117914709 gene encoding uncharacterized protein LOC117914709, translated as MSDSREDATTPLLSSGNATAFNISSRTGAPQSQEQQGSVGIEAKFSVELKLGDGRRPGSSQISEREPFPGEKGKAPPQNFPTKYGWQNPIPFNSLSHRQNLVPGTNPFAYAPNTNVPTGTITGGAMPPLAHGARSANPGMANDPSTGHVASDEVTTIELSSIAMSIYAERKDEFDVVMANVHLHNITDLDSHLLAVMSSAGVMALRDQAPLVGACHFYEKPVSSSQLREVWQHVYRERLSKEEGRGKKVNNGNETERVQKVEVPVTRKSVGIQIREGGTGSSTPHRNEFQGSDPKDKNKQVVGEVGSGHHGDAQATETEKSRTMAADQNQRCGERKRANDDDDDKGGRRKNKRRINRKHSPSKAGREKNQNGRSSEKKQSMRWTRELHFKFIAAISKLGEAKANPKAIRDLMNVPNLSLRQIGHQLEKYKAQVQIIMDTCVDTPLWAPWSRNASTANVGGTTGVPQLQKQQGGLVRTETNPPLQLFPPVSLQPGSLNLKIPNNRIRPGYLGPNGSGHGRHQGSIQIREREPLPTPFMTNDKGKGKQALGFQGYSTAPYVPPVHHWQSPTRPPTFTGLSEEQHLMAGASSSANPPNSNVPAGTNSTLASASANQNISGGPLAGHGGFDESDDLAWLTEWLSRSLKEDDTGPPTFDWSDM; from the exons ATGTCAGACAGCCGTGAGGATGCCACAACACCACTTCTGTCCTCTGGGAATGCAACAGCTTTCAATATCAGTAGCAGGACAGGAGCTCCTCAATCCCAGGAGCAGCAAGGCTCAGTTGGAATTGAGGCTAAATTCTCAGTGGAATTGAAATTGGGCGATGGCAGGCGACCAGGGTCAAGCCAAATAAGCGAGAGGGAACCCTTTCCCGGCGAAAAAGGAAAGGCTCCTCCTCAAAATTTTCCTACCAAGTATGGTTGGCAAAACCCAATCCCATTCAATAGCTTGAGTCACAGACAAAACTTGGTCCCAGGGACGAATCCTTTTGCCTATGCACCCAATACAAATGTTCCTACAGGCACTATTACAGGGGGAGCTATGCCACCACTGGCTCATGGCGCCAGATCAGCAAATCCTGGTATGGCCAATGACCCCAGTACAGGCCACGTTGCATCAGATGAAG TTACAACCATTGAACTCTCCTCTATTGCAATGTCCATATACGCGGAGCGGAAGGACGAATTTGATGTGGTTATGGCAAATGTACACCTGCATAATATAACCGACCTTGA TTCTCATCTCCTTGCAGTGATGTCCTCTGCGGGTGTCATGGCTCTTCGGGATCAAGCCCCACTTGTAGGGGCATGTCACTTCTATGAGAAACCCGTTTCTAGCAGCCAACTCAGAGAAGTATGGCAGCACGTGTATAGGGAGAGGCTATCGAAAGAAGAAGGCCGAGGAAAAAAGGTCAATAATGGGAATGAAACTGAACGTGTGCAGAAGGTAGAGGTGCCCGTGACCAGGAAAAGTGTAGGCATTCAGATCAGAGAGGGGGGCACCGGCTCAAGTACTCCCCATAGAAATGAATTCCAGGGCAGCGATCCGAAGGATAAGAACAAGCAAGTCGTAGGGGAAGTTGGTTCAGGCCATCATGGGGATGCACAGGCTACAGAAACTGAAAAATCGAGGACGATGGCAGCTGACCAAAACCAAAGATGcggggagagaaagagagccaacgatgatgatgatgacaagGGAGGAAGAAGGAAGAACAAAAGGAGAATCAACCGTAAACATTCTCCTTCCAAGGCTGGGAGAGAAAAGAACCAAAATGGTAGGTCCTCTGAGAAAAAGCAATCCATGCGGTGGACTAGAGAGCTTCATTTCAAGTTCATAGCAGCCATCAGTAAACTGGGTGAAGCAA AGGCCAACCCAAAAGCAATACGGGACTTGATGAATGTTCCTAATTTGAGCCTACGCCAGATTGGTCACCAGCTGGAG AAATACAAAGCTCAAGTCCAGATCATCATGGACACATGCGTCGATACTCCGCTATGGGCTCCATGGTCTCGGAATGCATCAACGGCCAATGTTGGTGGCACAACAGGCGTTCCACAACTACAGAAGCAGCAGGGTGGTTTGGTTAGAACTGAAACTAATCCACCATTGCAGCTATTTCCCCCTGTCTCCCTGCAGCCTGGTTCTCTGAACCTCAAAATTCCCAACAATAGAATTAGACCAGGATATTTGGGACCTAACGGCTCAGGTCATGGAAGGCATCAAGGATCAATCCAAATAAGGGAGAGGGAACCTCTTCCAACTCCTTTCATGACGAACGACAAGGGAAAAGGGAAACAGGCTCTGGGTTTCCAAGGCTATAGTACTGCTCCATATGTGCCTCCAGTGCACCATTGGCAAAGTCCAACCCGGCCTCCAACATTTACCGGATTATCTGAGGAGCAACATTTGATGGCAGGGGCGAGTTCCTCTGCGAATCCACCCAATTCAAACGTTCCTGCTGGCACTAATTCTACTCTTGCCAGTGCTTCAGCAAATCAAAATATCTCTGGTGGACCACTTGCAGGTCATGGTGGATTCGATGAGAGCGATGATCTGGCTTGGTTGACTGAATGGCTCAGTAGATCTCTGAAGGAAGATGATACAGGTCCTCCAACTTTTGATTGGTCGGACATGTAA